One stretch of Chloroflexia bacterium SDU3-3 DNA includes these proteins:
- a CDS encoding S9 family peptidase, protein MAQNPQPPVAKLIPHAITQHGETRIDNYDWMREKTSPDLIAYLEAENAYLEAALAHTRPLQEQLYQEMRARIQEDDSSVPERRGEFLYYTRYVPGREYPLYCRRRGPEAAEEVLLDQNELAEGREFCKIGVYAPSPDQRLLAYSVDFAGDEEYTLCVKDLASGQLLAGQVPRTYYGVAWASDNRTIFYTVLDAAKRPYKLFRHTVGDDAAGDVLVYHEPDEAYFAEVKRTRSGAYVLLELRSNSTAEVRYLPADQPESELRVIRPRQSGVEYTVEHQGQRFLIVTNEDAQNFRLMELPVDGDPEGWRELLPNRADVFLTGVDAFRDHLVLYEREDALRRIRVWPNGGERYDIAFPEPVYTVSPTANPEYATATLRIAYSSLVTPASVVDYGMDDRSWQVRKQEAIPSGYDASRYVCERLTARAADGAEVPISLVYRRGLARDGANPTLLYGYGSYGITIEPSFASKRVSLLDRGFIYAIAHIRGGAERGRAWYEDGKLLRKRNTFTDFIAAAEHLVAQGYTAPAKLSLQGRSAGGLLAGAVVNMRPDLFAAAIADVPFVDVVTTMSDASLPLTVTEYDEWGNPGDPEFYAYMRSYSPYDNVEAKAYPHILLTSGLNDPRVLYVEPSKMAAKLRALKTSDTLVLLKTNMSFGHFGSSGRFDHLREDALQYAFLIDALGAPYEPLGDA, encoded by the coding sequence ATGGCACAGAATCCCCAGCCGCCGGTGGCCAAGCTGATCCCGCACGCGATCACCCAGCACGGCGAGACCCGCATCGATAACTACGACTGGATGCGCGAGAAGACCAGCCCCGACCTGATCGCCTATCTGGAGGCCGAGAACGCCTACCTGGAGGCCGCGCTGGCCCACACCCGCCCGCTCCAGGAGCAGCTCTACCAAGAGATGCGCGCCCGCATCCAAGAGGACGACAGCTCGGTGCCCGAGCGGCGCGGCGAGTTCCTGTACTACACCCGCTACGTGCCGGGCAGGGAGTACCCGCTCTACTGCCGCAGGCGTGGCCCCGAGGCTGCCGAGGAGGTGCTGCTCGACCAGAACGAGCTGGCCGAGGGCCGCGAGTTCTGCAAGATCGGCGTGTACGCGCCCAGCCCCGACCAGCGGCTGCTGGCCTACTCGGTGGACTTCGCTGGCGACGAGGAGTACACCCTGTGCGTGAAGGATCTGGCCAGCGGCCAGCTGCTGGCGGGCCAGGTGCCGCGCACCTACTACGGCGTGGCCTGGGCCAGCGACAACCGCACGATCTTCTACACCGTGCTGGATGCGGCCAAGCGCCCCTACAAGCTGTTCCGCCACACCGTGGGCGACGACGCGGCGGGCGATGTGCTGGTCTACCACGAGCCGGATGAGGCCTACTTCGCCGAGGTGAAGCGCACGCGCAGCGGGGCCTACGTGCTGCTAGAACTGCGCAGCAATAGCACCGCCGAGGTGCGCTACCTGCCCGCCGACCAGCCCGAGTCCGAGCTGCGCGTCATCCGCCCGCGCCAGAGCGGCGTGGAGTACACGGTGGAGCACCAGGGTCAGCGCTTTCTGATCGTCACCAACGAGGATGCGCAGAACTTCCGGCTGATGGAGCTGCCGGTGGACGGCGACCCCGAGGGCTGGCGCGAGCTGCTGCCCAACCGCGCCGATGTGTTCCTCACGGGCGTGGATGCCTTCCGCGACCACCTGGTGCTCTACGAGCGCGAGGACGCCCTGCGCCGCATCCGCGTGTGGCCAAACGGCGGCGAGCGCTACGACATCGCCTTCCCCGAGCCGGTCTACACCGTCTCGCCCACCGCCAACCCCGAGTACGCCACGGCCACGCTGCGCATCGCCTACAGCTCGCTGGTGACGCCCGCATCGGTGGTGGACTACGGCATGGACGACCGCTCGTGGCAGGTGCGCAAGCAGGAGGCCATCCCCAGCGGCTACGATGCCAGCCGCTACGTGTGCGAGCGGCTCACCGCCCGCGCCGCCGACGGGGCCGAGGTGCCGATCTCGCTGGTCTACCGGCGCGGCCTGGCCCGCGACGGCGCAAACCCCACGCTCCTGTACGGCTACGGCTCCTACGGCATCACCATCGAGCCGAGCTTCGCATCCAAGCGCGTGAGCCTGCTGGACCGTGGCTTCATCTACGCCATTGCCCACATCCGGGGCGGCGCGGAGCGCGGGCGGGCCTGGTATGAGGATGGCAAGCTGCTGCGCAAGCGCAACACCTTCACCGACTTCATCGCCGCCGCCGAGCACCTGGTGGCGCAGGGCTACACCGCGCCCGCCAAGCTCTCGCTGCAGGGCCGCAGCGCGGGCGGCCTGCTGGCCGGGGCCGTGGTGAACATGCGCCCCGACCTGTTCGCCGCCGCGATCGCGGATGTGCCGTTCGTGGATGTGGTGACGACCATGAGCGACGCCAGCCTGCCGCTGACCGTGACCGAGTACGACGAGTGGGGCAACCCGGGCGACCCCGAGTTCTACGCCTACATGCGCTCGTACTCGCCCTACGACAATGTGGAGGCCAAGGCCTACCCGCACATCCTGCTCACATCTGGCCTGAATGACCCGCGCGTGCTCTACGTGGAGCCGAGCAAAATGGCCGCGAAGCTGCGCGCCCTGAAGACCAGCGATACCCTGGTGCTGCTGAAGACCAACATGAGCTTCGGACACTTCGGCTCGTCGGGCCGCTTCGATCACCTGCGCGAGGATGCGCTGCAGTACGCCTTCCTGATCGACGCGCTGGGCGCTCCCTATGAGCCGCTGGGGGATGCGTAA
- a CDS encoding alpha/beta fold hydrolase, translating into MPVTSEPIQGYAPISGAQIFFEVSGQGEPLLLIHAGVADSRMWDAQAARWADSRRVIRCDMRGFGLSAHAPGTFTFHDDMAELLRSLGVACADVVGASFGGAVALDLTLAHPELVSRLVLVAPALGGYVFETPAMREFFAQENALLAADDVDGAVELNMRMWVDGVGRDAGAVPPDIRAKVAEMQRLAFVLPPADGEEALDLEPPAITRLGDISQPTLVMVGTHDQAEFRTIAKLVAQHIGNARYEEVVGAAHMISMEQPDTFARLVEQFLA; encoded by the coding sequence ATGCCTGTGACATCTGAGCCTATCCAGGGCTACGCGCCGATCAGCGGGGCGCAGATCTTCTTCGAGGTGAGCGGCCAGGGCGAGCCGCTGCTGCTCATCCACGCCGGGGTGGCCGACAGCCGTATGTGGGATGCGCAGGCCGCGCGCTGGGCCGACAGCCGCCGCGTCATCCGCTGCGACATGCGCGGCTTTGGCCTGTCGGCCCACGCCCCCGGCACATTCACCTTCCACGACGACATGGCCGAGCTGCTGCGCTCGCTGGGTGTGGCCTGCGCCGATGTGGTGGGTGCCTCGTTCGGCGGGGCGGTGGCGCTGGACCTGACCTTGGCCCACCCCGAGCTGGTCTCGCGGCTGGTGCTGGTGGCGCCCGCGCTGGGCGGCTACGTGTTCGAGACGCCTGCGATGCGCGAGTTCTTCGCGCAGGAGAACGCGCTGCTGGCTGCCGACGATGTGGATGGCGCGGTGGAGCTGAACATGCGCATGTGGGTGGATGGCGTGGGCCGCGACGCGGGTGCGGTGCCGCCCGATATCCGCGCCAAGGTGGCCGAGATGCAGCGCCTGGCCTTTGTGCTGCCGCCCGCCGATGGCGAGGAGGCGCTGGATCTGGAGCCGCCCGCGATCACGCGGCTGGGAGACATTAGCCAGCCCACCCTGGTGATGGTCGGCACGCACGACCAGGCCGAGTTCCGCACTATCGCCAAGCTGGTGGCGCAGCATATCGGCAATGCGCGCTACGAGGAGGTGGTGGGCGCGGCCCACATGATCAGCATGGAGCAGCCGGATACCTTCGCGCGGCTGGTCGAGCAGTTCCTGGCCTAG
- a CDS encoding thiolase family protein: MREAVIVSAARTAVAKAGRGALRDTHPADIAAAAIREALRRAPGLDPKQIDDVMMGCAMPEAAQGLNLGRIAALRAGLPHEVPGQTVNRFCASGLQTIALAANQIMTGQAEVMLAGGAESMSQVPMTGFNYTPNPELAEVTPDVYLGMGLTAENVAKKYGVSREDQDAFALRSHQRALAAIEAGLFRDEIAPVEVERVWFEGGERRRESGVFDTDEGPRRDTSAEALAKLRPVFAAGGTVTAGNASQTSDGAAALLLMSRQRAEALGLVPLARFVSFAVGGVPPELMGIGPLAAVPKALELAGISAQELDLIELNEAFAAQSLAVMRGLELDPEKVNVNGGAIALGHPLGCSGAKLTVQLLAELRRRGGRYGMVTMCVGGGMGAAGVFELAG; encoded by the coding sequence ATGCGTGAAGCTGTGATTGTTTCTGCCGCCCGCACCGCCGTGGCCAAGGCTGGCCGGGGCGCGCTGCGCGATACCCACCCCGCCGATATTGCCGCTGCCGCCATCCGCGAGGCGCTGCGCCGCGCGCCGGGGCTGGACCCCAAGCAGATCGACGATGTGATGATGGGCTGCGCCATGCCCGAGGCCGCGCAGGGCCTCAACCTGGGCCGGATCGCGGCGCTGCGGGCGGGCCTGCCCCACGAGGTGCCCGGCCAGACGGTGAACCGCTTCTGCGCCTCGGGTCTGCAGACCATCGCGCTGGCCGCCAACCAGATCATGACCGGGCAGGCCGAGGTGATGCTGGCGGGCGGGGCCGAGAGCATGAGCCAGGTGCCGATGACCGGCTTCAACTATACGCCCAACCCCGAGCTGGCCGAGGTGACGCCGGATGTGTACCTGGGCATGGGCCTGACCGCCGAGAACGTGGCCAAGAAGTATGGCGTGAGCCGCGAGGATCAGGATGCCTTCGCGCTGCGCTCGCACCAGCGGGCGCTGGCGGCGATCGAGGCCGGGCTGTTTCGCGACGAGATCGCGCCGGTGGAGGTGGAGCGGGTCTGGTTCGAGGGCGGCGAGCGCCGCCGCGAGTCGGGCGTGTTCGACACCGATGAGGGGCCGCGCCGCGATACCAGCGCCGAGGCGCTGGCCAAGCTGCGCCCGGTGTTCGCCGCAGGCGGCACGGTGACGGCGGGCAACGCCTCGCAGACTAGCGACGGCGCGGCGGCGCTGCTGCTGATGTCGCGCCAGCGGGCCGAGGCGCTGGGCCTCGTGCCGCTGGCCCGCTTCGTCTCGTTCGCGGTGGGCGGCGTGCCCCCCGAGCTGATGGGCATCGGGCCGCTGGCCGCCGTGCCCAAGGCGCTGGAGCTGGCTGGGATCTCGGCGCAGGAGCTTGATCTGATCGAGCTGAACGAGGCCTTCGCCGCCCAGTCGCTGGCGGTGATGCGCGGGCTGGAGCTGGACCCGGAGAAGGTGAACGTGAACGGCGGCGCGATCGCGCTGGGCCACCCGCTGGGCTGCAGCGGGGCCAAGCTGACCGTGCAGCTGCTGGCCGAGCTGCGGCGGCGCGGCGGGCGCTACGGCATGGTGACGATGTGCGTGGGCGGCGGCATGGGGGCTGCCGGGGTGTTCGAGCTGGCTGGCTAG
- a CDS encoding 3-hydroxyacyl-CoA dehydrogenase/enoyl-CoA hydratase family protein, with protein MTHAIRKVAVIGAGTMGAAIAAHAANAGLHVVLLDAPPATLTPDEQARGLALDARAVRNRLVQAGFERMRKARPAALFTADLAQRITLGNTADDIGLIADADWIVEAIVEQIEPKRALMQQIEQVRRPGSIISSNTSGIPIAALAEGRSPEFRQHFLGSHFFNPPRYLYLLELIPTPDTLPEVVAQFRAFAEDVLGKGVVLANDRPNFIANRIGSYLGQVRLRYALERGYSVEEVDNLTGPLIGNPKTATFRLVDLVGLDVSAHVNENLHQAAPEDEEREVFATPDLVHAMLERKLLGNKAGGGFYKQHRSERGKEFWPLNLQTLEYQPPTKVRFDLVGKARKIDDLGERMRFLMANAAGDRAGEFIRDTTLRTLAYAARRIPEISESLADVDSAMRWGFGVRQGPFELWDTLGLRATADQMRQLGIALAPWVEALLEQGGESLYRREGGRATAVYSPAHRAYEPLPHDARVIELATLRAQGHELAANESASVLDLGDGVLCFEFHSKMNSLDPLIVEMGFRALELLGDPAYVGMVVGNQAENFCVGANISMVGMSAMAGQVDALRELVTSNQRLMQALRFAPKPVVAAPYGRVLGGGAEVAMAAARRVAAAESYIGQVELGVGLIPAAGGCKELLRRVLTPVMQASEQVDPLPLFQQVFETIALAKVSESAEQARAMGFLVQGDRVVMNREHLIGEAKREVLRMAAEGYAPPAPAPIYAVGRRAVAAAASNIHQMVVAGYISEYDQKLATALTWVLAGGDFTSPQWVTEQYILDMEVESFMRLACEPRTLERIMAMLQNGKPLRN; from the coding sequence ATGACTCATGCCATTCGTAAGGTCGCAGTGATTGGCGCAGGCACCATGGGCGCGGCGATCGCGGCGCACGCCGCCAACGCTGGGCTGCATGTGGTGCTGCTGGATGCGCCCCCGGCTACGCTCACCCCCGACGAGCAGGCCAGGGGCCTGGCGCTCGACGCGCGGGCGGTGCGCAACCGGCTGGTGCAGGCCGGCTTCGAGCGTATGCGCAAGGCCCGCCCCGCCGCGCTGTTCACCGCCGATCTGGCCCAGCGCATCACCCTGGGCAACACGGCAGATGACATCGGCCTGATCGCCGATGCCGACTGGATCGTCGAGGCGATTGTCGAGCAGATCGAGCCGAAGCGCGCCCTGATGCAGCAGATCGAGCAGGTGCGCAGGCCTGGCAGCATCATCTCATCCAACACCAGCGGCATCCCGATCGCCGCGCTGGCCGAGGGCCGCTCGCCCGAGTTCCGCCAGCACTTCCTGGGCAGCCACTTCTTCAACCCGCCCCGCTACCTCTACCTGCTGGAGCTCATCCCCACCCCCGACACCTTGCCCGAGGTGGTCGCGCAGTTCCGCGCCTTCGCCGAGGATGTGTTGGGCAAGGGCGTGGTGCTGGCCAACGACCGCCCCAACTTTATCGCCAACCGGATCGGCTCGTACCTGGGCCAGGTGCGGCTGCGCTATGCCCTGGAGCGCGGCTACAGCGTAGAGGAGGTCGACAACCTCACCGGCCCGCTGATCGGCAACCCCAAGACCGCCACCTTTCGGCTGGTTGACCTCGTGGGGCTGGATGTGTCGGCCCACGTAAACGAGAACCTGCACCAGGCCGCCCCCGAGGACGAGGAGCGCGAGGTGTTCGCCACGCCCGATCTGGTGCACGCCATGCTTGAGCGCAAGCTGCTGGGCAACAAGGCGGGCGGCGGCTTCTACAAGCAGCACCGCAGCGAGCGCGGCAAGGAGTTCTGGCCGCTGAACCTGCAGACGCTGGAGTACCAGCCGCCCACCAAGGTGCGCTTCGATCTGGTGGGCAAGGCCCGCAAGATCGACGACCTAGGCGAGCGCATGCGCTTCCTGATGGCCAACGCGGCGGGCGACCGCGCGGGCGAGTTCATCCGCGACACCACGCTGCGCACGCTGGCCTACGCCGCCCGCCGCATCCCCGAGATCAGCGAGAGCCTGGCGGATGTGGACAGCGCCATGCGCTGGGGCTTCGGCGTGCGCCAGGGGCCGTTCGAGCTGTGGGACACGCTGGGCCTGCGCGCCACCGCCGACCAGATGCGCCAGCTGGGCATCGCGCTTGCGCCGTGGGTGGAGGCGCTGCTGGAGCAGGGCGGCGAGTCGCTCTACCGCCGCGAGGGCGGGCGCGCCACCGCTGTCTACAGCCCGGCCCACCGCGCCTACGAGCCGCTGCCGCACGACGCGCGCGTGATCGAGCTGGCCACGCTGCGAGCGCAGGGCCACGAGCTGGCCGCCAACGAGAGCGCCAGCGTGCTGGATCTGGGCGATGGCGTGCTGTGCTTCGAGTTCCACTCGAAGATGAACTCGCTCGACCCGCTGATCGTGGAGATGGGCTTCCGCGCCCTGGAGCTGCTGGGCGACCCAGCCTACGTGGGCATGGTGGTGGGCAACCAGGCCGAGAACTTCTGCGTGGGCGCGAACATCTCCATGGTTGGCATGAGCGCGATGGCGGGCCAGGTGGACGCGCTGCGCGAGCTGGTCACATCCAACCAGCGGCTGATGCAGGCGCTGCGCTTCGCGCCCAAGCCGGTGGTGGCCGCGCCCTATGGCCGCGTGCTGGGCGGCGGCGCCGAGGTGGCCATGGCCGCCGCGCGCCGCGTGGCCGCCGCCGAGAGCTACATCGGCCAGGTCGAGCTGGGCGTGGGCCTCATCCCCGCCGCCGGAGGGTGCAAGGAGCTGCTGCGCCGCGTGCTCACCCCGGTGATGCAGGCCAGCGAGCAGGTCGACCCGCTGCCGCTGTTCCAGCAGGTGTTCGAGACTATCGCCCTGGCCAAGGTCTCGGAGAGCGCCGAGCAGGCCCGCGCCATGGGCTTCCTGGTGCAGGGCGACCGCGTGGTGATGAACCGCGAGCACCTGATCGGTGAGGCCAAGCGCGAGGTGCTGCGCATGGCCGCCGAGGGCTACGCGCCGCCCGCCCCCGCGCCGATCTACGCCGTGGGCCGCAGGGCCGTGGCCGCCGCCGCCAGCAACATCCACCAGATGGTGGTGGCGGGCTATATCAGCGAGTACGACCAGAAGCTGGCCACCGCGCTGACCTGGGTGCTGGCCGGGGGCGATTTCACCAGCCCGCAGTGGGTGACGGAGCAGTACATTCTCGACATGGAGGTCGAGTCGTTCATGCGGCTGGCATGCGAGCCGAGGACGCTGGAGCGGATCATGGCCATGCTTCAGAACGGCAAGCCGCTGCGCAACTAG
- a CDS encoding HAMP domain-containing protein, translated as MSIRTKLFLAFTVQIVLLILIAAVIGLQLTSAQTEVAKLNQDAVPSLIQINEISLYIEQYRVAETFHLALTDDAAMDVVERDMAQLESKIDEALKAYQPYAEGDQQEKDALDDLNVWWPRLVHETKENFLPASRENNLEQSIQVYNDSQTYYWSLENMIDRLTKSNREQASAAAASTQESTNIVQRTMLAAILAGILIAAVAGIVLTRSITNNLREVMSAASAVAHGDLDQQLAIRGHDEISQLASSFNTMVTALQIAAEDRKAYQQTLEQRVTERTAELKEAMGELRASSEAREALLETVRALSCPLIPVQEEVLVLPLIGLIDAERTQMLIDSLLHTVEEKRTRAVIVDVTGVPVIDSYVASALLRVTAMLKLLGTRCILVGLRPELAQTIVALGVDLSSLTTQANLQLGLHYVSRILR; from the coding sequence ATGTCAATACGCACGAAACTCTTTCTGGCATTCACCGTCCAGATTGTCCTCCTCATCTTGATCGCCGCAGTCATTGGCCTTCAGCTGACCAGCGCCCAGACCGAGGTCGCCAAGCTCAACCAGGATGCGGTGCCGTCACTCATCCAGATCAACGAGATCAGCCTCTACATCGAGCAGTACCGTGTCGCCGAGACCTTCCACCTAGCGCTCACCGACGACGCGGCCATGGATGTCGTCGAGCGCGACATGGCCCAGCTGGAGAGCAAGATCGATGAGGCGCTGAAAGCCTACCAGCCCTACGCCGAGGGCGACCAGCAGGAGAAAGACGCGCTGGATGACCTGAATGTGTGGTGGCCCCGACTCGTGCACGAGACCAAAGAGAATTTTTTGCCGGCAAGCCGCGAGAACAATCTTGAGCAGTCGATCCAGGTCTACAACGACTCGCAGACCTACTACTGGAGCCTCGAGAATATGATCGACCGGCTGACCAAGAGCAACCGCGAGCAGGCCAGCGCCGCCGCCGCTTCCACCCAGGAGTCGACCAACATCGTGCAGCGCACCATGCTGGCGGCCATCCTGGCAGGCATCCTGATCGCAGCCGTGGCAGGGATCGTGCTGACACGCTCGATCACCAACAACCTGCGCGAGGTGATGAGCGCGGCCTCCGCCGTCGCCCACGGCGACCTGGATCAGCAGCTGGCCATCCGCGGCCACGACGAGATCAGCCAGCTGGCGTCGAGCTTCAACACCATGGTCACGGCGCTGCAGATCGCCGCCGAGGACCGCAAGGCCTACCAGCAGACCCTTGAGCAGCGCGTGACCGAGCGCACCGCCGAGCTAAAGGAGGCCATGGGCGAGCTGCGCGCATCCAGCGAGGCCCGCGAGGCCCTGCTGGAGACCGTGCGGGCGCTCTCGTGCCCGCTCATCCCGGTGCAGGAAGAGGTGCTGGTGCTGCCGCTGATCGGCCTGATCGACGCCGAGCGAACCCAGATGCTGATCGACTCGCTGCTGCACACGGTGGAGGAAAAGCGCACCCGCGCCGTGATCGTGGATGTGACGGGCGTGCCGGTGATCGACTCGTACGTGGCCTCGGCGCTGCTGCGGGTCACGGCTATGCTCAAGCTGCTGGGCACGCGCTGCATCCTAGTGGGGCTGCGGCCCGAGCTAGCGCAGACCATCGTGGCGCTTGGGGTCGATCTGTCATCGCTTACCACGCAGGCAAACTTGCAATTGGGGTTACACTATGTGTCACGGATCTTGCGCTAG
- a CDS encoding alpha/beta hydrolase, with the protein MLHEYSIRASGTCGQETIAISQRSEGQHPFVAWHGITAVNRFWFWDVLWPRGAVYLTGLPGHGPIGPLPPGQAESWTPEHFIDCGVDTLRQLAEGRPATIIGHSTGGMIALGIAQKAPELVARLILISPVVWHDLRGIVWLWQRCAFSPALLRQVVRASLGAGRASYLAFMGALNAFIADRRGFYGNWKISRTVAHGYEHMRSTPLEGIAGTTRVLCQADMRPIVGQNPTSIPTLIIHGDRDPIIPLAQSRWLAQRLPNAELHVAHRAGHLPYAEQEDSINAAVARWLDAHPLA; encoded by the coding sequence ATGCTGCACGAATATAGCATCCGGGCATCCGGGACATGTGGGCAGGAGACAATCGCGATCAGCCAGCGCAGCGAGGGCCAGCACCCTTTTGTGGCCTGGCACGGCATCACCGCCGTCAACCGCTTCTGGTTCTGGGATGTGCTGTGGCCGAGGGGCGCGGTCTACCTGACCGGGCTGCCGGGCCACGGGCCAATAGGCCCGCTGCCGCCGGGCCAGGCCGAAAGCTGGACGCCCGAGCACTTTATCGACTGCGGGGTGGACACGCTGCGGCAGCTGGCCGAGGGGCGACCCGCCACCATCATCGGGCACTCCACCGGCGGCATGATCGCGCTGGGCATCGCCCAGAAGGCCCCCGAGCTGGTCGCGCGGCTCATCCTCATTTCCCCAGTGGTGTGGCACGACCTGCGCGGGATCGTGTGGCTGTGGCAGCGCTGCGCCTTCTCGCCCGCGCTGCTGCGCCAGGTGGTGCGCGCCTCGCTTGGGGCTGGGCGGGCCAGCTACCTGGCCTTTATGGGCGCGCTGAACGCCTTCATCGCCGACCGGCGCGGCTTCTACGGCAACTGGAAGATCAGCCGCACCGTGGCCCACGGCTATGAGCACATGCGCAGCACCCCGCTTGAGGGGATAGCGGGCACCACCCGCGTGCTCTGCCAGGCCGACATGCGCCCAATCGTTGGGCAGAACCCCACTAGCATCCCCACCCTGATCATCCACGGCGACCGCGACCCAATCATCCCGCTGGCGCAGTCGCGGTGGCTGGCCCAGCGCCTACCCAACGCCGAGCTACACGTGGCCCACAGGGCTGGCCACCTGCCCTACGCCGAGCAGGAGGACAGCATCAACGCCGCCGTGGCGCGCTGGTTGGATGCGCACCCGCTGGCCTAG
- a CDS encoding GNAT family N-acetyltransferase, protein MLRRWPRCCGASAARAESGGGPMEICALTPELLTPTFAYLRRSPYRNALLLSNISQLRQSCDVLVAQHHEEIVGVASTYRDLPTPNFIFAAAYPSVAQQLLENLVARNPQLRDRPVMALLPEDRFRQVRSFATLVDSEVEYQMGVEPDTLRMPDGPPARRLGQADLPAMSALAEAAGLTVWHESTLGLGPAFGCFEGERLVAMAATHFATPDVIEIGHVATHPDFRRRGYAKAATAALTQAAFALAPRVFLMVLEENLPARHTYRALGFQAIESFHLARFLF, encoded by the coding sequence ATGCTGCGGCGCTGGCCCCGGTGTTGTGGGGCCAGCGCTGCCCGTGCCGAGTCTGGCGGAGGGCCTATGGAGATCTGCGCGCTGACCCCCGAGCTGCTGACGCCGACATTCGCCTACCTGCGGCGCTCACCCTACCGCAACGCCCTGCTGCTCTCTAACATCTCCCAGCTGCGCCAGTCGTGCGATGTGCTGGTGGCGCAGCACCACGAGGAGATTGTGGGCGTGGCCTCGACCTACCGCGACCTGCCGACCCCCAACTTTATCTTTGCCGCCGCCTACCCATCGGTGGCGCAGCAGCTGCTTGAGAATCTGGTGGCCCGCAACCCCCAGCTGCGCGACCGCCCAGTGATGGCGCTGCTGCCCGAGGATCGCTTCCGCCAGGTGCGCAGCTTCGCCACGCTGGTGGATAGCGAGGTGGAGTACCAGATGGGAGTGGAGCCAGACACGCTGCGTATGCCCGATGGCCCGCCCGCGCGCCGCCTGGGGCAGGCCGATCTGCCCGCCATGAGCGCGCTGGCCGAGGCGGCGGGCCTCACCGTCTGGCACGAGAGCACGCTGGGCCTTGGCCCGGCCTTCGGCTGCTTCGAGGGCGAGCGGCTGGTGGCCATGGCCGCCACCCACTTTGCCACGCCCGACGTGATCGAGATCGGGCATGTGGCCACGCACCCCGACTTCCGACGGCGCGGCTACGCCAAGGCCGCTACGGCGGCGCTGACCCAGGCCGCGTTTGCGCTTGCGCCGCGCGTGTTCCTGATGGTGCTAGAGGAGAACCTGCCCGCCCGCCACACCTACCGGGCGCTGGGCTTCCAGGCGATCGAGTCCTTTCACCTGGCGCGGTTTCTGTTCTAG